DNA sequence from the Bufo bufo chromosome 3, aBufBuf1.1, whole genome shotgun sequence genome:
attgtgactcttcatacagttgtcaccttcaccacactGTTCCGGggacactattgtgactcttcatacaGTTGTCACCCTCAGCACACTGTTCCGGGggacactattgtgactcttcatacaGTTGTCACCCTCAGCACACTGTTCCGGggacactattgtgactcttcatacaGTTGTCACCCTCAGCACACTGTTCCGGggacactattgtgactcttcatacaGTTGTCACCCTCAGCACACTGTTCCGGggacactattgtgactcttcatacaGTTGTCATCCTCAGCACTCTGTTCCGGggacactattgtgactcttcatacaGTTGTCACCCTCAGCACACTGTTCCGGggacactattgtgactcttcatacaGTTGTCATCCTCAGCACACTGTTCCGGggacactattgtgactcttcatacaGTTGTCACCCTCAGCACACTGTTCCGGggtcactattgtgactcttcatacaGTTGTCATCCTCAGCACACTGTTCCGGggacactattgtgactcttcatacaGTTGTCACCCTCAGCACACTGTTCCGGggtcactattgtgactcttcatacaGTTGTCACCCTCAGCACACTGTTCCGGggacactattgtgactcttcatacaGTTGTCATCCTCAGCACACTGTTCCGGggacactattgtgactcttcatacaGTTGTCATCCTCAGCACACTGTTCCGGggacactattgtgactcttcatgcagtTGTCATCCTCAGCACTCTGTTCCGGggtcactatgttgactcctcgtgctgttgccaccctcaccagtctggtccagggccactattgtgactcttcatacaTTACTggtacagttactgtacactatggccaacagacatttGCCTGGTCCTTCCAAAGGAAGCACTGCATCTCCcaccagcagtcagggctcatcaacggcagcagaagggagctgtcatTCCTTCCCATGGACTTCAATGCCATATATTACTCCTGATGCTTCTCTTCCTCTTTTTACTTGTTTtgacagcaatcgatcaccgaggtaATTGCAAAAAGACAATAATATGCGCGCACTCATCCAACagagcagaagctgaacgtgctcctggccaagttactgctacaccagtccctccctttccacgtAGTTGACTATGGAAGTTGTATGTAGTAGAATATGGAAACCATTCTTTTTTTTATGCAtcccttaggggggccaggtctcaATGATAAATGCACCATGACtgtttttctctcctcttttaacaGTTGGTTGGATCCAGCTGCTACGCCACGAGGTTCTCTTCATATGTAGGTTTAGGATGCAAGGGCTAAAGGTAAGTACAACTGTGATTATTAGGTAAAACGTACATAGTGGTGACTATTAGCCCTATGTGGCCCCTTTATGTAATTCAAATATAAAGGGGAATTTTCAGTAGATTGCAGCCACAACAGCAATAATTTACATATTGTGccgccacctaaccagccaaaccccagaccagcaacagcccctgtttggcCATGTGACAGAACAGAGCCGTTTACAGTTTTAATGtagacatttttatatttattctcagtccgtttttgaaagttcttcattgtttgtattgttttcggAGTATATAGTACGGggccaattttcattttttaatcgtaaggttccaatagccataacttttttaaattttccattcatataaccatatgagggcttattttttggatAAGTAAATTGAACTATTTAAGAGCACTAttcaatttaccatgtctgttattggaaaatgggaaatCACATTGACATCACAGCATCAGATTGTAGATCAgtcatgtgacatcacagcatCAGATTGTAGATCAgtcatgtgacatcacagcatCAGATTGTAGATCAgtcatgtgacatcacagcatCAGATTGTAGATCAGTCATGGGACATCACAGCATCAGATTGCAGGTCAgtcatgtgacatcacagcatCAGATTGTAGATCAgtcatgtgacatcacagcatCAGATTGCAGGTCAgtcatgtgacatcacagcatCAGATTGTGATTCTCTTGTGAAATCACAGCATCGGATTATGGCGCtctcctgtgacatcacagcggtcTGTGCAGATTTTCCACAAACTTGGTgtaaaacttttctgaaagaagaAAGGAAAATATTACTAATGTTCTCCACCCCAAAACTGCAGCCACGGCTCCTCTACCATCTCCCCTGCCCTCAGGTATAACCCACTCTTCTACCATTTCCACCACCCCTGGATGCAGCCCACTCCTACACCATCTACCACTTTGCTACCCTCCACCTTCTGGACTCCAGGTACAGCCCACTCCTCTACCCCCAGGTACAGCCCACTCCTCTACTCCTTCCCCCCAGCCTCCAGGTACAGCCCACTCCTctacccccttccccccagcctCCAGGTACAGCCCACTCCTCTACCCCCTTCCCCCAGCCTCCAGGTACAGCCCACTCCTCTACCCCCAGGTACAGCCCACTCCTCTACCCCCTTCCCCCAGCCTCCAGGTACAGCCCACTCCTCTACCCCCAGGTACAGCCCACTCCTCTACCCCCAGGTACAGCCCACTCCTCTACCCCTTCCCCCCCAGCCTCCAGGTACAGCCCACTCCTctacccccttccccccagcctCCAGGTACAGCCCACTCCTctacccccttccccccagcctCCAGGTACTGCCCACTCCTctacccccttccccccagcctCCAGCCCACTCCTctacccccttccccccagcctCCAGGTACAGCCCACTCCTctacccccttccccccagcctCCAGGTACTGCCCACTCCTCTAGCCCCTTCCCCCCAGCCTCCAGGTACTGCCCACTCCTctacccccttcccccaggtACAGCCCACTCCTCTACCCCCTTACTCTCCCAGCCTCCAGGTACGGCCCACTCCTCTACCCCCTTACCCCGCTGCCTCCAGGCACGGCCCACTCCTCTACCCATACCCCAAGCTGGGGCCCAGAGATATGACCTGATAAAGTGACTTTAAAACTATGGTCATAAAATAAAGAGCAGCTGTTTAACCCTAATTAACCAGCCAGTCACTACCATGGGGTGTACACTGCTGTAGCGCCTCCATTCAGCTTAcacacaattaaaggggttgtctcatcatagacaatgggggtatattgctaggatatgcccccattgttttatagttgcgggtcccaccactaggacccgcacctatatcgagaacggagccggctccccataaaagtgaatgggagtgtaccACGCATGCGTGGCCCCtgttcccattcatttttatggggctgacgaaaatagccgagccagccccatagaaaatgaatggagggcgtctGTGCATGTGCAGCGCGCCATCCTTCACTTGCggagctccgttctcaatataggtgctgggacccgcacctataagacaatgggggcatatcctagcgatatgcccccattaaccCCTATAATACTCTCATCCATTACCGTCGTCTGGCTGAATGTGCCCGTTCCGGATGAGGAAATCCAGTACGACCAGAGCACAGTTGGGTTTAAACTCCTGGGTGGCGATAGCATCTCTCACCTGCAAGGCGACACAATGACCTGTCACATGGAGAAAGTCCACACTCTACTGACACTGAGGGGCCACAGTGTTACTCACCTTGTCCAGGGGCCACAGATAAAACTCCTGTACCTCTCCGTCACCCACATGAGGCTGGAAGGACTCAGGAACCTCCAGGTCAAAGACAAACTGGCGCTCCAGGTACAGGgcatccttcttctcataggcatAGCTGTGAGGGAAGAGGGACAGTGGTTACCAAGGACCGGGTAAGACATGCTGACCTCAGATGTACAATGGCACCAGAAGATGCCATCTATTACGTTACTGTCACAATACATTTGCCATAGAAGCAGTGTGATACATTTGTGCCCAGTAGCTCAGATGGGGAAGGGCACAGCAGACATCACCATGGGACCCAGGAGCAGCAGATAGGTtgtgggcaccgccatgggtgcTGACATCCCCCCTGCATAGACAATTTTACATTGAATAAAAGGAAATGCTAGTAGATAAGAAACCGCTCCATCAGGCCAAATATCTTAGATATCAGTGTGGGGCACATGGCGGCATCCAGTTTCAAGGTGCTTTACACTGAAGACATTTACTGGAGCTCACCTTACAGTCCCGGCTGGTCTGGCTTTGGATGCAAGGGATTCTGGGATACACGCCTCTTCTGTACACTCCTTTAGGAGGGTCTCCCACACGCCGGACCCTGCAGAGATTCCTCCGGCCGCCTGTTGAAGAGACACCACGTAGAAGTGTATCAGCCTTATTTCCAGTCACTTATAGACAGAGGAGTTCCCCTTTAATTAACACTCTGATCAGTCAGATCTGTAAAGGAGACCATATTGGGCATCACCCAGCTTTCTCACAAACCCTGACCAGAGGCTCCGGCTCTCCCATAACCCCTGACCAGACGCTCCGGCTCTCCCAGAACCCCTCACAAGATGATCCAGCTCTCCCACAACCTCTGACCAGATGCTCCGGCTTTCCCAGAACCCCTGACCAGACGCTTTGGCGCTGCCAGGACCCCTGACCGGATGCTCCATCTCTCCCAGAACCCCTCACCAGATGGTCCAGCTCTACAAGAACTCCTGACCAAACGCTCCGGTGCATCCAGGAACTCTGACCAGATGGTCCAGCTCTCCCAAAACCCCTCACCGGACGCTCTAGCTCTCCCAGAATCCATGAGCAatcccagatgctcctgctcttcTAGAATCCTTCACCAGATGGTCCAGCTTTCCCAGAACCCTTGACCAGACGCTCCGGGTCTCCCAGAACCTCTCACTGGATGCTCTGGCTCTGCCAGAACCCCTCACTAGATGGTCCAGCTCTCCCAGAACCCCTGACCAGATGGTCCAGCTCTCCCAGAACCCCTGACCAGATGGTCCAGCTCTCCCAGAACCCCTGACCAGATGGTCCAGCTCTCCCAGAACCCCTGACCAGATGGTCCAGCTCTCCCAGAACCCCTGACCAGATGGTCCAGCTCTCCCAGAACCACTGACCAGATGGTCCAGCTCTCCCAGAACCCCTGACCAGATGGTCCAGCTCTCCCAGAACCCCTGACCAGATGGTCCAGCTCTCCCAGAACCCCTGACCAGATGGTCTAGCTCTCCCAGAACCCCTGACCAGATGCTCCGGCTCTTCCAGAACCTCTCACCAAATGGTCCAGCTTTCCGGGGTAGTTGGGTTTCGTTAATGAACGTCGTGCAATCCACATAAAAATGTCGGCACCTCTGCGTAGAAAGCCGTTCACATGGACGCCACAACGGGAGACCCCGAGGAGAGCTGGAGGGAAGGATGAAACAATAATAGTCCCATCATATACAGAGACCCTGtgcaaatagagtgcaagctcctgggcCCAGGGCACCACCATGTGTTACAGTGATCTTATGACTCACGTGTGGCTGCTCGCTCCATGCTGAGAAGAGGAGGATCCGAGAAGAAAGTCTTCACATCGTACAGCTGAGGAAGAGAGAGGAAAGAGAATCACGTCACGCCAATTATACTATGACAGAACAAGTGACCACATCACACACATCATACAACGCAGCGCAACAATGGCGTGAAGAAAGACTGATTACACAGGAGTCACACACTACACGTCAATTACATGCAGCAGGAAATGttgaattaaagggccagtaaccATAAAGTCACCATATAATAGAACAGCagagttataagaggagcggctgatatcagtcccatcttattacagtacagcagcgttataagaggagcggctgatatcagtcccatcttattacagtacagcagagttataagaggagcggctgatatcagtcccatcctattacagtacagcagtgttatataagaggagcggctgatatcagtcccatcttattacagtacagcagagttataagaggagcggctgatatcagtcccatcttattacagtacagcagcgttataagaggagcggctggtatcagtcccatcttattacagtacagcagcgttataagaggagcgctgatatcagtcccatcttattaTAGTCATCATGGGGAGCAGGGAGGTTTTTGCATTTCCTGTCACTCTTACCAAACACTACAGTCTGTCTGAGCCGattatggctgataacagggagcaataaacTACAATGCATGGAAGGCAGACGGAGTGCAGATGTGAGGACCATTACCTGTAAGACGTACAGACATAAGACCATGACCGGCAAGACGTACAGACAGGAGACCATGACCGGCAAGACGTACAGACACAAGGCCATGACCGGCAAGACGTACAGAGACAAGGCCATGACTGGCAAGACGTACAGACACAAGGCCATGAGCGGCAAGACGTACAGACACAAGGCCATGACCAGCAAGACGTACAGACACAAGGCCATGACCGGCAAGACGTACAGACACAAGGCCATGACCGGCAAGACGTACAGACACAAGGCCATGACCGGCAAGACGTACAGACACAAGGCCATGACCGGCAAGACGTACAGACACAAGGCCATGACCGGCAAGACGTACAGACACAAGGCCATGACCGGCAAGACGTACAGACACAAGGCCATGACCGGCAAGACGTACAGACACAAGGCCATGACCGGCAAGACGTACAGACAGGAGACCATGACCGGCAAGACGTACAGACAGGAGACCATGACCGGCAAGACGTACAGACACAAGGCCATGACCGGCAAGACGTACAGACACAAGGCCATGACCGGCAAGACGTACAGACACAAGGCCATGACCGGCAAGACGTAGACACAAGGGGCCATGACCGGCAAGACGTACAGACACAAGGCCATGACCGGCAAGACGTACAGACACAAGGCCATGACCGGCAAGACGTACAGACACAAGGCCATGACCGGCAAGACGTACAGACACAAGGCCATGACCGGCAAGACGTACAGACACAAGGCCATGACCGGCAAGACGTACAGACACAAGGCCATGACCGGCAAGACGTACAGACACAAGGCCATGACCGGCAAGATGTACAGACACAAGGCCATGACCGGTAAGACGTACAGACATAAGGCCATGACCGGTAAGACGTACAGACACAAGGCTATGACCGGTAAGACGTACAGACACAAGGCCATGACCGGTAAGACGTACAGACACGAGACCATAACCGGTAAGACATACAGACACAAGACCATGACCGGTAAGACGTACAGACACAAGGCCATGACCGGTAAGACGTACAGACACAAGGCCATGACCGGTAAGACGTACAGACAGGAGACCATGACCGGTAAGACGTACAGACATGAGATCATAACCGGCAAGACGTACAGACACAAGGCCATGACCGGTAAGACGTACAGACAGGAGACCATAACCGGCAAGACGTACAGACACAAGGCCATGACCGTTTGctgggatatgggggggggggggattttgtgTCCTCACCTCGTCCCTCCATTCCTGGAGACAGGGGAAGGCTCCCCGACCTCTGAGCCCCTCCATCACCTCCTGCACAGCCCGCGTCCGCTCATGGGGGGTGCGCAGCCGATCACTCAGCTCCAGCCGGGCCCCGGAGTCCTCTTTATATAATGTGAAAATGTCAGAACTCTGCAGGAGAACCTGCGCCACTGGCTGCGTCACCCAGCCGACCCGCTGTCCCTGGACGCAGAATGGGAGACAACCTACAGAAGAAGAAAAATCTTACAAAGAACGCAGGGGGAGTGACATGTAGTGTACACGGGGCTTAAACACACGACACCTTACCTGCATGCTGCAGATTGTTCATTTTCAGCAGCAGCTCCAGGACCCGCTCAGACCACACGGCTAACGCCATAGATATACAGGAGGTAACACAGTCCACTCCAACTGTATCCGCTCTACAAGAGGTAATACACACAGTCCACTCCAACTGTAGTCTGCTTCACAGGAGGTAACACAGTCCACTCCAACTGTAGTCTGCTCCACAGGAGGTAACACAGTCCACTCCAACTGTAGTCTGCTTCACAGGAGGTAATACAGTCCACTCCAACTGTAGTCTGCTTCACAGGAGGTAATACAGTCCACTCCAACTGTAGTCTGCTCTTCACAGGAGGTAACACAGTCCACTCCAACTGTAGCCGCTCCACAGGAGGTAACACAGTCCACTCCAACTGTAGCCGCTCCACAGGAGGTAACACAGTCCACTCCAACTGTAGTCCGCTCCACAGGAGGTAACACAGTCCACTCCAAATGCAGAGCTGACAATACACAATACTACAGAATCCACCTCCTGCAAACCTACCAGGAAAGTAAAATGCAGTTCACGCCTGCAAAAATACAACACAGCCTGCTCCAACAGTGCAGAGAGAACACGCAGCCTGCTCCAACAGTGCAGAGAGAACACGCAGCCTGCTCCAACAGTGCAGAGAgaacacgcagcctgcttctcctGAGAGCACAGGGCTCTTGTCAGCACCACATGTCATTTTGGGGGCGGGTTTTAGATTGGTGCAGGGTCTGCCAGAGGAAAGTGTCTCCAGCACAAGAGGGCGGCCATCATTGTGGAGACAAATCAGAGCGTGACGGTTTCTCTGCTCCAGAATCATCTCcaacctgtgtatctaatcctatcatgtgtgatactgtctgctgagctgtgtatctaatcctatcatgtgtgatactgtctgctaagctgtgtatctaatcctatcatgtgtgatactgtctgctgagctgtgtatctaatcctatcatgtgtgatactgtctgctgagctgtgtatctaatcctatcatgtgtgatactgtctgatgagctgtgtatctaatcctatcatgtgtgatactgtctgatgagctgtgtatctaatcctatcatgtgtgatactgtctgatgagctgtgtatctaatcctatcatgtgtgatactgtctgatgagctgtgtatctaatcctatcatgtgtgatactgtctgatgagctgtgtatctaatcctatcatagaaacatagaatgtgtcggcagataagaaccgtttggcccatctagtctgcccaatatactgagtactatggatagcccctggccctatcttatatgaaggatggccttatgcctatcccatgcatgcttaaactccttcactgtatttgcagctactacttctgcaggaaggctattccatgcatccactactctctcagtaaagtaatacctgctgatattacttttaaacctttgcccctctaatttaacactatgtcctcttgtggtagtttttcttcttttaaatcttctctcctcttttaccttgttgattccctttatgtatttagcagtttctctcatctcccctctgtctcgtctttcttccaagctatacatgataaggtcctttaatctttgctggtaagttttatcctgcaatccatggaccagtttagtagctcttctctgaactctctctagagtatctatatccttctggagatatggtctccagtactgagcacaatactccagatgaggtctcactagtgctctgtagagcggcatgagcgcctccctctttctactggtaatgcctctctctatactcccaagcattctgctagcatctcctgctgctctatgacaaggtctgcctacctttaagtcttctgaaataatgacccctaaatccctttcctcagatactgaggttaggactgtatcactgattttatttcaagacacggaggctcctattgcttaaccctttctttactgtccaccaatagcagcaaagaaaaacatgACATAAAGGAAAGaaaccatggcaacaagccccTCCCCATCTAGTGCCAGTATAATAGACCCCACATC
Encoded proteins:
- the LOC120996618 gene encoding nudix hydrolase 24, chloroplastic-like, producing the protein MALAVWSERVLELLLKMNNLQHAGCLPFCVQGQRVGWVTQPVAQVLLQSSDIFTLYKEDSGARLELSDRLRTPHERTRAVQEVMEGLRGRGAFPCLQEWRDELYDVKTFFSDPPLLSMERAATPLLGVSRCGVHVNGFLRRGADIFMWIARRSLTKPNYPGKLDHLAAGGISAGSGVWETLLKECTEEACIPESLASKARPAGTVSYAYEKKDALYLERQFVFDLEVPESFQPHVGDGEVQEFYLWPLDKVRDAIATQEFKPNCALVVLDFLIRNGHIQPDDEKFYTKFVENLHRPL